The genomic segment CAACCAGGATAGACTCATATATATGCATGTTcgattataaatttataattaggAACTTTGTGTGTATATCTATATATACGATAATTAATAGGAACTCTGTGTATAATCTAACAACCAAATTCCGAATACACATTCGATCAGTTGTCTATCCTCTCTTTTCAAATATGATCAAATCCCTCGGATTTTTTCTCATCGCTCTTTTCTTCAACCACACCAATGCAATCACATTTAGCGTAAAGAACAACTGTCCCTTCACCGTATGGGCTGCCGCAGTACCTGGTGGAGGCCAGCGGCTTGAAAACAACCAAACATGGGAAGTAAACGTTCCCGACCAAACGCTAGGCCGGATTTGGGCTCGAACCGGATGCTCCTTCAATGAGACCGGTAGAGGCAGATGCCAAACCGGTGACTGCAACGAGCTTCTGAAGTGCGAAAACTACGGTGAATCTCCCTTCACTGCTGTGAGATACAGACTCAACATATTCAACGACTTGGATTTCCTCGACGTATCTCTTATAAATGGCTTCAATGTACCAGTCAAGGCAGCTCCCGACACCGGGCACTGCGGGAGGTCTATTCAATGCAGCGTAGATATCAATGAGTTCTGCCCGAAGCAGCTGCGGGTGCCGGGAGGGTGCAGCGATCCGTGCAACGTGTTTAGGAAGGACAAATACTGTTGTGGCTCGGGGAAGTGCGGGCCGACGAAGTATTCGAGATTTTTTCAGAGCAAGTGCCCGAGAGCTTATACTTATCCTAAAGATGATCAGCCAGAGCTCTCTAGTTGCTCTGCAGGAACCAACTATACAGTCGTATTTTGCCCTTGAATATTGTTTTCTCAACATTGTGTTTTGCTATATTTTTTGTGAATAAAGCTTGGCGGAgctatgatttaattaattgagtgTGGTTGTGCTTTACAAATTCTCCGACAGATAATTATTACGTAAACCAAATCCGATGAACACCTCTGAGCGAGACACTGTAAGATAATGTCTTGCTTTTACATGCAATTAATACAAAACAAATAATCTGAAACTAAAGCAAAACATGCCAATTAAATCTTGGCCGAACGTTACTTGGGGTTTTTGGGGTGGGATGATCAATAGAGAATTAATGGACGATGAAATTATAGTAAGTCGGATTTCTTATTAACTTGTGTGCAAGCTGGATATGTATCCAAACTGTTACGAGGAACCTAACAACTCAATATCATCATTCATCAACATCAGAGCAGTCTCCAGAATATTGGAGGCCAGCTAATTTTAAGGGAAATGTCTTAcacaaatttaaattattaaatataaaaatattatatactaGCATATGCAATTGTTAGGATAAGCTGATTGGTTAGAAAGAGCTTGAATAAACAATCACACAAGTTTGTTCGAAATTCGGTTGGGTTAATCACTTTGAACTTTGTAATTCTCGCCAAGTCAATGTAAGTTGGCTAATCAGAAAAATTATGTGTAGGAAAAAGCTACCCTGAAAGATTGAACATTAAAAAATGACTAAGTAAGAAAAACAGTTGGGTTATCAAGAGTAGGCTGactaaaatataaataacacaAAGTTGTTTTTGGATGTTCAGATATTTgaacaactcctacgtcactTCTTCTTCCTTGTGGGGATGATGTTCACTATAAGAGTTTGGCAATTACAACTTTTATAACAACCCGATTCAGTAAGACTTTTTCAATATCTAACTGAAACTCCTAGTTtagcttaattatttaaaagtattTGAAATGAAAGATATTAAGCACAAATTGATCCATAATGATCTGATATAATACTTAAGCATGTGCTAAGAAGTCTTAAAAGTAGTTGAACTATTGCAAACTTCAATATTTGACCTTATGCGATAATTCTAAAGAGCCTAATTCTGAACTACAAGATCATCTATTTATAAACTTGAATCCAACAGTCAGTTAAATCAGATATTATATATGTTCCAAATTTGGTAGCCTGTTAATCACGTTTTTTTGATCACGTCACTGTCTCTTCTGACAAATTGTTCACTGTAGGTGTTCGCGGATTTCTGACAATTCAGATGTACAAAAGACTTTATCCAATAATCTACTTTGTAACTATGAGTATTGTGACTAATTCTATAGATAACGTCTTTTCAGTTTAGCTCCACTATCTTTTAGTCAAGTTAATCTTCAGCTATCAGTTCGATAGACTTAGATATCAGTTAAGCTTCAAACGGATTTATTTTACAAAACTTTTAGTTTAACTCATGTCCATCACCAaaattaattaatccaacaacAACAATGAATAGTTATAATCGTAGTCTGTAAGTCAAATAAGTAAATTACAAGACTATAGAATGATGGAGGACAAAACCAAATCAATTAAAAAACAACCGCGAAACACAAATAGACAAGAAAAATCACATTAAAAAAACACACGATGTATAATTATACCAATTAGAAAAACTCAACTCATCTGAGTGGAGCAATTttgttggaatatttcatgttcgcaatctcgattttgatattaacaaaacttgttattatacttctaacatatttactcatgtgtgaagttgcaaacacaaaaaACAAACTGAAATTGAATTTAGTCAAACTAAATTTCTGGTGAActtcggtgttttgatgatatctttcAGCTGAATTTAGCCAAACTGAAACAAGCAGATGTTTCCATtgtttttaaagatgcattgttgaagtattttatgTGTTTTCAAATACTAAACTATTGCATACTAAGTGTTTGAtaattcaaataattattttttttactcattcaacttgcatatattttaaatactttACAAAATGTGTAATCATTTTTTACGTAGGATTATTTTGAATGTTATCCGCTTGGCTTGAAAATCaactcgatttaattaatcagtgtttaatatttcaagaaccgaacTATTGCAGCTTAACGATTTACCACATTAATCGATTCTAACAAATTTAATGAAAGAAGTAAACattgtttttataaattaagattATTTTTACGCAAATAAATGAGGGGCAGaagcaaaaataaaaataaaaaattaacaatgtttcaaatttgcaacaaaaaaaTTGAGAAGTCACtttgttttaaatttaaaaaacaaaaaaaagtactaataataataataaaagatttaaaaaatatattcaaaGACCCCAACCAAAAAAGACTCTAGACCTGCACCGAACGAcatattatatgtatatatacgtATACAAATGAAATTCATAGTTTTCTtcttcttattttattttttacaaaaaagaaaaaaaaaaaaacacagttTTCAAAGTATTCAATCCTTGTTTTCCTGAATTTCCCGAGCTTTGACTGTCTATTTTTCTAGATTTTCCCAGTCGAGGGTGGGTCTGACCAGgaatatttttctaaaaataataataattcagaaaataaaattaattgcaaaataaaatgattttcAACGCCAAACTGTGTTTCCAATGGCGTGCGCCGCCACTTACATAGAACATTGCATAGAGTCCCTTTATCACGTTAAAGCTTTGTCCGGGATATAAAAAGCCATGGCATGGACAAAATTTTGATTTACCATTTCTATTATTAAATCTTggtacaaaatacaaaatataataaaatttgataTCGAAAGTAAgacattaaatattaaaattctttattttaagaaatatttatgcACAAATATATTGACTataatttgataaatttttacgATAACAACTTGTAGTATCTTATAAAGAGAGCCAAATCCAAAAAATAtatcattatatattttagaggtaaaattaattttatttttaaaattagtttttttttatattccaAAATTATTAGATAAACTATGAATTTAAGATCATAATGCAGGAAGAATATTCGAAGCATTCGGAATATGAATTTAAGAATCTTAATCAGTGGTCGAACATTGAAAAATCTCGAGCTAGCCGACCAAGCCACGTGGATTTTAATCAAACTTGTACGCGTGTCGCGTAGCAGCGCAGCGACTTTTATTTAGATGATATCTTTTACAATATTCCGTAAAATCCGTCTTGAATTATTTTGATTGGCGAAATATTTCTTCCATGGAAATCTATTCAAGACAACAGACTTTCGGATTGTTGAATTTGAGAGTTTAATTGAAaactaatttattatattatgaaAAATCATATTTGCTTTATTCAGGACCATAGTCATTAAAAAAGAAATTTCTTTCCCAATCTCTAGAGGGTCTTGATTTCAGTTTTGAGttgttaaaattgaaatttgaacTTTACTAACACAAACagataatatattaatattatccgaatttatatatacaactctcgTAAACTTTATTAACCGACTTCTTAACACACTTTTTTCGTCACAAAATGAACAACTAAAATgtaaaaatctaaaaaaaaaaaacattgtaaAATAAGTACAATACAACACAAAACAATCAGAATTACATTTGGTTCCACCATTTTTGTCTGAACACAAAGATCAATTATATGTTTAATAAAATGATAACATGTTACATGAATACAATCTGAAACCTTATTTATTATTACAATATACTATGTAAATTATTAAAGTAACCACACATTTTTaagaattattattattgcgacaaaaattaataataataactacTCGATGATAAGGTCTCTAAGGGCAGAATACAACCCGATAACTCGATCCGGCGGGGCATGTAAAAGTGCTGGTGGGGTCATCCTCCGGATACGTGAAAGCATCGCGGCACCTCACCTTGAAAAACCTGGACAGATTCGTCGGCCGGCACGGCCCCGAGTGGCAGCAATACTCCGTCGTCTTGTATACCGTGCACGGGTTATTGCATCCCCCGGGAGCCTTGAGTGCATTCGGGCACTGCCCCGTGATGTCCGCCGTGCATCTCAAGGAGCGGGTGCACCCGTTCGAGGTGGGCTGGAACTGCATCGGCACGTTGAATCCTTGTAAAAGGGAGATGTCGTAGTAGTCTTTGTACGCGAAGCTGTTAAGCCCGTATTCCGCAAGGGTCATGGGTGGGGTCCCGTATGTCTGGCATTGGAGCAGTCCGTTACAGTCTCCGGTTAGGCATCTGCCGCGGCCCGATGCGTTGAAGGTGCAGTTCGTTCGGGCCCAGATTTTGACGCGTCCCGGCCCTTTGGGGAAGCCGAGCGTCCACGTCTGACCACTGTCGAGGCGGCGGCCTCCACCGGGGAGGGAGGCGGCCCAGACTGTGTAGGGGCAGTTGTTGCGGATGTTGAAGAATATTGCACGGGTTTGGAGGAAGAGAAGCGGCAAGAAGATTAGGAGAGCTATCTTGTGGTGATtcattttgaattaattaattaatcacacCTTCAAGAAAAATGGTGGAGgccttttaattatttataaccaTTGGGATATATTAAAGTTGTACTAGATTGACacgtttgaattttattttatcattttttttttttgttttgctttTGGTGTTTTAGTTCACATCGATTTTCACATTACCTGGAATCACTTTAGTAAAGGAAAGTGTTTATATCTGTAGATTTTTTTTATGCTGCAATTTTTCTATGTTTTATTGTATCCAATAAGTAATTGACATCTAATTGAATATATACGATATGTGAACAATATATTAAAACTccacacacacatataataTGTAATAAA from the Primulina eburnea isolate SZY01 chromosome 3, ASM2296580v1, whole genome shotgun sequence genome contains:
- the LOC140825183 gene encoding protein P21-like, translating into MNHHKIALLIFLPLLFLQTRAIFFNIRNNCPYTVWAASLPGGGRRLDSGQTWTLGFPKGPGRVKIWARTNCTFNASGRGRCLTGDCNGLLQCQTYGTPPMTLAEYGLNSFAYKDYYDISLLQGFNVPMQFQPTSNGCTRSLRCTADITGQCPNALKAPGGCNNPCTVYKTTEYCCHSGPCRPTNLSRFFKVRCRDAFTYPEDDPTSTFTCPAGSSYRVVFCP
- the LOC140827979 gene encoding thaumatin-like protein, with translation MIKSLGFFLIALFFNHTNAITFSVKNNCPFTVWAAAVPGGGQRLENNQTWEVNVPDQTLGRIWARTGCSFNETGRGRCQTGDCNELLKCENYGESPFTAVRYRLNIFNDLDFLDVSLINGFNVPVKAAPDTGHCGRSIQCSVDINEFCPKQLRVPGGCSDPCNVFRKDKYCCGSGKCGPTKYSRFFQSKCPRAYTYPKDDQPELSSCSAGTNYTVVFCP